A single genomic interval of Mustelus asterias chromosome 13, sMusAst1.hap1.1, whole genome shotgun sequence harbors:
- the arrdc1b gene encoding arrestin domain-containing protein 1b isoform X2 — protein sequence MEEQYFSSTLVVAEKGSLIAGEYTYPFQFLLPATAPTSFEGLFGKISYRIKATVETARFSKDYRAEKVFYILNLLNLNEISDIEQPNVISMSKKFSYLIVKSGVVALTVSTDLKGYTSGQIIQLTTAIQNKSGKDMGTVVASLIQKVTYKSKRLIYDLRTIAEVEGSGVKSWKQAEWKEQIIVPALPQSSLHGCNLIQIDYFIQVSVRSPEILVSLPIYIGNIAVNSPPLTPSRQPQPTHTAVMPTAPPAEDIGATGYQPMDSVILPTKSHSQQQTLSPHTFSYASGFENNTSEQLPGPMLCISTGATVPYYADGPVVADLSENPLILPPEYSSWAYPYDPPPTYEESCSSANSSMSAGQ from the exons CAACTGCTCCTACTTCATTTGAAGGTCTCTTTGGGAAGATAAGCTACCGCATCAAAGCTACAGTGGAAACTGCACGATTCTCAAAAGACTATAGAGCTGAGAAGGTGTTTTACATTCTTAACCTGCTGAACCTGAATGAGATCAGTGATATTGAG CAACCAAATGTAATATCAATGTCCAAGAAATTTAGCTACCTGATTGTCAAAAGTGGAGTTGTGGCTTTAACAGTGAGCACCGATCTCAAAGGATACACATCAGGACAGATCATACAGCTTACTACAGCCATCCAAAACAAGTCTGGGAAAGATATGGGCACTGTTGTTGCCAGCCTCATCCAG AAAGTTACGTATAAATCAAAGCGATTAATCTATGACTTGCGGACAATTGCGGAGGTTGAAGGATCAGGAGTAAAATCTTGGAAACAAGCCGAATGGAAGGAGCAGATCATCGTGCCAGCCTTACCTCAGTCATCTCTACATGGTTGCAATTTAATACAAATAGATTATTTCATTCAG GTTTCTGTCCGATCACCAGAGATTTTAGTCAGCTTACCAATCTATATTGGAAATATTGCGGTGAACAGTCCCCCACTGACTCCATCCAGGCAACCCCAACCTACTCACACCGCAGTGATGCCCACAGCTCCACCAGCTGAAGATATTGGGGCTACTGGATATCAGCCCATGGACAGCgtcattcttccaaccaaaagCCACTCTCAGCAACAGACCCTATCGCCTCATACTTTTAGCTACGCATCTGGCTTTGAAAACAACACCAGTGAGCAACTTCCTGGCCCGATGCTTTGTATTTCAACTGGTGCTACCGTCCCTTACTATGCAGATGGACCTGTTGTTGCAGATCTTAGTGAAAATCCTCTGATTTTACCTCCTGAATATAGCTCGTGGGCTTATCCATATG ATCCTCCCCCAACGTACGAAGAGAGTTGCAGcagtgccaactccagcatgagtgCAGGACAGTAA